The Streptomyces sp. R28 region CGGCGGCGCCGGGGCGCAACGGCTGGTCTCCGGGCTGCACGAACAGGACCGCGGTGAGGAAGGACCCGTCGCCGATCATGCCGATCGAGCGGTCGTCACGGGAGACGAAGGAGTACGTCCGCAGGGCGGGGTCGCACTCGACGACCGCTGCCAGCATCGAGTCCGTCCCGGGCGGCACGGGCTGCTTGGCGTCGCGTCGGCGCTGCCGCAGCGCGCGGGTCGTCTCGTACCACTCGGGCAGCGGACGGCGACCTCGGCGCAGGACCGCGAGGAGCAGCAGCAGTGCCGCGACGACACCGGCCGGGACCAGCAGCCAGGACTGGTCGGCGGCCCAGGCGGCCACCATGACCGCCGCCGCGAGCTCCACCAGGATGAGCTGCTGCAGCCGCACCGGGCCCAGACCGCCGGGGCGGGGCAGCGTGCGAGGCGAAGCGGCAGTGGGAGCGGCCGGTGCGGCCGACGCACGTCTGCCGCCGCCCGGGCCTCCCTGTTGCTGCTGTGCGCGGCGTCCGCGCCGAGTGCTCGTAGCGCTGGTCATCCCCCGGGACATCCCTTTCGCGAAGTAGTGGCCGTCGGTCGGGCGGGATCCTCTGTTCGGCGAGGTCCGAGATCCCGGCGACGGGCCAGGGGCACCGATGGCCCACAACATCCATGCGGGTGGCTCACGGTACCCGCTGCGGAACACCGGGCGACACAGGGGACACCCAAAACCCAGGTGGTCAGCCTGTCATGGACCGGCCCCGCTTGGTGGAGCGCTGTCGTGAAGCTCTGTGAAGATGCGGGGGCGGCCGCACACCTGATGGATCGTCGCCGCGTGGCGCAGGGCATAGTAGGTGCCTGCGCGGCCGAATAGGCCTGTCGAGTCGGCCTGTCGAGCGCCGCGAAACACCACGACCGCGATCGAAACACCACGACAGCGATCGAGCGGTACGGACGCGGTCGGAACATCGCAGAACGATCGAGCATCACAAACGGGAGAAACGGGGACCATGGCAAAGCGTCGGGATGAGCTCGCCGCCTACACGTTCGCTCGCAAGCGCACCGTCGCGGCGTTCCTGGCGCCGTCACCGGGCGGTTCCGAGGAAGGCGCTCCGCGTCCCATTCGTACGGTGATGCCCAGCCTCGGGGTGGGCCTGGTGCTGGTGCTCGGCTTCATCGCGTGGGGCGTGATCAAGCCCACGGCACCCAAGGGCTGGGACACGCCGGGTGAGTACATCATCGTCGACAGCGACTCCACGACGCGGTACGTGGTCCTCGACCCGGACCCGAAGGACGGCAAGGTGGAGAAGGTCCTCCACCCGGTCCTCAACTACGCCTCCGCGAAGCTTCTGCTCGACAAGGGCAAGGGCACCGTCCTAGAGGTCCCCGGCAAGGAGATCGACAAGAGCGGCATCCGGCACGGCGCGACGATCGGTATTCCCTACGCCCCCGACCGGCTGCCCTCCAAGGAGGACGCGGAGACGGCGAAGACCTGGGCGGTGTGCGAGCGTCCGACCCCGGGATCGGCGGCCGCAGCCATCGACCGCGCCGTCTTCGTCCTGGACGCGGACGACGCCAAGTCGCTGGGCAACGCGGGGAAGGTCGACCCCAGCGAGGCTCTCTACGTCGTCGAGCGCCAGACCGGACGGCAGTTCCTGGTCGACAGCAAGGGCAACCTCTTCCTGCTGGGCGACACGGCGGGCCTCGACAAAGTCACCATGGAACTGCTGCGCAACGCCGTCGTCGGCCGGGACGCCGAGCCGCAACCGGTGAGCCGTGAGTGGCTGCGCACCTTCAACGAAGGCGGCGTCATCACCTTCCCGACGATCCCGAACGTCGGTGGCACGACCACGGTCCAGGGGCTCCCCGCCAACGCGAGCACGGTGGGCCGGGTGCTCAAGGCACAGGACGCGCAGGGCGAGAAGTACTACGTCGTCCTCAAGAACGAGGTCGCTGCCATCACACCCTTCGTCGCAGCCCTGATCCAGGCATCGCCCGCCGCCCAGACTGCGTACGGGACGGACGAGATCGCCCCCATCCAGGTCGCGCCCCAGGACATCACCACGGCCAACAACGGCCCGGCGAACCGCTTCTACCAGAACAAGGGCTGGCCCCAGACGGTTCCGCAGCAGGCCAACCCCGCGACCACGGCGAACGGCGAGGCCCGTAACACTTCGTGCAGCGTCTACAAGGGCACCATCGACGAGGGCAAGAAGCCGCAGCTTGCCGCCTGGGCAGGGACGGCGTACCCGAAGAGGGTCATCGCCGACTCGCTCAGCGCCTACGTCTCGTCCGGCTCGGGCCTGCTCTTCACGGAGGTCATGGGTGCGGCGGGGGGCGGCGGCAGGCAGTACCTGCTGACGGACACGGGTCTGCGGTACGCGCTGCCGAAGGGCAACGACAGCGCAGCGAAGGGAAGCGGCGGCGACTCGTCCTCGGGCTCTTCGACCGGTGAGGCGAGCGAGACGGACAAGGCGCGTACGCGGCTGGGTTACGAGGACGCATCCCAGTCCTTGTTCGTGCCGCAGACGTGGGCGACGTTCATCCCGAAGGGGCCCACTCTGGACACTGGCAGCGCGACGCAGGAACAGAGCCAGTGACCCTCCAACGGGCCAGCGGACAGACGCACTTGAAGGTAAGACGGCGCGAGAGTCACAAGATGATCGCTCAAGTGTGTGAGCCGTGTAACTGATTGGCCGCGTCTGTGGCCGAGTGACAAGCTGACGATAGAGTGTTTGCAGCGCTCAACGGTGCGAAGCTTCTCCGGGCACCAGTGCAGGTTTCCCGGATCAACGACGACATGGGGGAAGGTTCATCATGGCCGGGCAGTTCCGGGTAACAGAGGACGAACTCACCAAGCTCTCCGGTGACATCAACACCGTCAACGGTCAGCTGCAGGGCGAGATCCGCCGCCTCAACGGAGTGATCGACCAGATCG contains the following coding sequences:
- the eccB gene encoding type VII secretion protein EccB gives rise to the protein MAKRRDELAAYTFARKRTVAAFLAPSPGGSEEGAPRPIRTVMPSLGVGLVLVLGFIAWGVIKPTAPKGWDTPGEYIIVDSDSTTRYVVLDPDPKDGKVEKVLHPVLNYASAKLLLDKGKGTVLEVPGKEIDKSGIRHGATIGIPYAPDRLPSKEDAETAKTWAVCERPTPGSAAAAIDRAVFVLDADDAKSLGNAGKVDPSEALYVVERQTGRQFLVDSKGNLFLLGDTAGLDKVTMELLRNAVVGRDAEPQPVSREWLRTFNEGGVITFPTIPNVGGTTTVQGLPANASTVGRVLKAQDAQGEKYYVVLKNEVAAITPFVAALIQASPAAQTAYGTDEIAPIQVAPQDITTANNGPANRFYQNKGWPQTVPQQANPATTANGEARNTSCSVYKGTIDEGKKPQLAAWAGTAYPKRVIADSLSAYVSSGSGLLFTEVMGAAGGGGRQYLLTDTGLRYALPKGNDSAAKGSGGDSSSGSSTGEASETDKARTRLGYEDASQSLFVPQTWATFIPKGPTLDTGSATQEQSQ